The proteins below are encoded in one region of Colletotrichum lupini chromosome 5, complete sequence:
- a CDS encoding integral peroxisomal membrane peroxin, translating into MDEYTADLFISRDDASDHQPHAQPPPTVVVDEWPHDSDVSEGTPSKKSPSGLRSRIANNLSKKTSIQDRLVERLLQQVIPESSDGLTSGGDDPLAPGFSPDKTSTFSERPNFNITTMSNNFRRFNARIGVVFKFQARVVRLLSWRRPTHTLSLLAVYTFVCLDPYLLTVVPLAGFLLAVFIPSFLARHPAPPSGTLSSEQSVGYSPKGPPLAPARTVKPVKELSKDFFRNMRDLQNSMDDFCVAHDGVVATVLPITNFSNEALSSALFLALTLTTVLMTTFASLLPWRLIALLAGWAAILSGHPAIAPLLTHTHDTHVAPHEAQARSSVDAWIAGDIILDSAPETREVEIFELQRASHDEWEPWLFSPSPYDPLSQPRIAGDRPRGTRFFEDVLPPDGWVWSEKKWALDLWSREWVEERIITGVEVETEGERWVYDMFDENSAAGGGFGGPVDSSPTTTGKGKARVPSAPLSGWEEGEDGTGKRGEWRRRRWVRLVKRRATTSTA; encoded by the exons ATGGACGAGTATACGGCCGACCTCTTCATATCTCGCGACGATGCCTCGGATCATCAGCCCCATGCGCAGCCACCTCCGACTGTGGTGGTTGACGAGTGGCCTCACGATTCCGACGTCAGCGAGGGCACCCCGTCCAAGAAGTCTCCCTCCGGCCTGCGCTCGCGCATCGCGAATAACCTCAGCAAGAAGACGAGCATTCAAGATCGTCTAGTCGAGAG GCTCCTCCAACAGGTCATCCCCGAGAGCTCTGATGGCCTCACAAGCGGCGGCGACGATCCCCTCGCCCCGGGCTTCTCCCCGGACAAGACGAGCACCTTTTCCGAGCGGCCCAACTTCAACATCACCACAATGTCCAACAATTTCCGCCGCTTCAACGCCCGCATCGGCGTCGTCTTCAAGTTCCAGGCCCGCGTCGTCCGCCTCCTCAGCTGGCGCCGCCCAACACACACCCTATCCCTCCTCGCCGTCTATACATTTGTCTGTCTGGACCCGTACCTCTTAACCGTCGTGCCCCTCGCCGGCTTCCTCCTCGCCGTCTTCATCCCTTCCTTCCTCGCCCGCCACCCGGCTCCGCCCTCCGGCACCCTATCCTCGGAGCAATCAGTCGGCTACTCCCCAAAAGGTCCGCCCCTTGCCCCCGCCCGGACTGTGAAGCCCGTCAAGGAGCTTAGCAAGGACTTCTTCCGCAACATGCGCGACCTTCAAAACTCAATGGACGACTTCTGCGTCGCCCACGACGGCGTTGTCGCCACCGTCCTCCCCATCACGAACTTCTCCAACGAGGCCCTCTCTTCGGCCCTCTTCCTCGCCCTCACCCTCACCACGGTCCTCATGACCACCTTCGCCTCCCTCCTCCCCTGGCGCCTCATCGCCCTCCTCGCAGGCTGGGCCGCCATCCTCTCGGGCCACCCGGCCATCGCCCCTCTGCTGACGCACACCCACGACACCCACGTCGCGCCCCACGAGGCCCAAGCCCGCTCCAGCGTGGACGCCTGGATCGCGGGCGACATCATCCTCGACTCGGCGCCCGAGACGCGCGAGGTCGAGATTTTCGAGCTCCAGCGCGCGTCCCACGATGAGTGGGAGCCCTGGCTCTTCTCACCCTCCCCCTACGACCCGCTCTCCCAGCCCCGCATCGCCGGCGATCGGCCCCGTGGCACGCGCTTCTTCGAGGACGTGTTACCGCCCGACGGGTGGGTTTGGTCCGAGAAGAAGTGGGCGCTGGACCTGTGGAGCAGGGAGTGGGTGGAGGAGCGCATCATTACGGGCGTCGAGGTCGAGACGGAGGGGGAGAGGTGGGTTTACGACATGTTTGACGAGAATAGTGCTGCTGGCGGCGGCTTCGGGGGCCCGGTGGACTCGTCGCCGACAACGACGGGGAAGGGGAAGGCGAGAGTTCCTAGCGCGCCGCTCTCGGGGTGGGAGGAAGGGGAGGACGGGACGGGAAAGAGGGGGGAATGGAGGCGGCGGAGGTGGGTTAGGCTCGTCAAGAGGCGGGCTACGACGAGTACTGCTTGA